One region of Marivirga arenosa genomic DNA includes:
- a CDS encoding ATP-binding response regulator — MNHQILIVDDLKGIYRKIQSVLEPRGCEITYCETGESGIEAAQNHLYDLIILDIHLPNMNGIEVCKTLKKLPNYQHRPVLLLTSDTRKLELGLMAGASDYILKPFNELEMIARVFTQINLSKEKLKSISEKQSLQNDLQKQEFKLKEVQNDLHQYFYQTAHKLRSPLSSMEGLIQLLQYEKPDICQHEYMKMLKKTIDKMSYVNHQISKIGEIKSSVIKPKKFKLHSFISKILKTHFFQHSIKTNISHNILLETDTKIFQNGLKPIIENAIYYTCLKKKVQSIIIEINLVQKNDSYYLMIRDNGPGIYKEELDKISSIFHVGTDKSQGNGLGLFISKIALNKIGMELHFESKLDQFTEVQIDLTRAIDKSLGSELKYQIIA; from the coding sequence ATGAACCATCAAATCCTCATAGTGGATGACTTAAAAGGTATTTACAGAAAAATTCAATCTGTATTAGAACCTAGAGGATGCGAAATCACCTATTGTGAGACTGGAGAAAGTGGAATAGAAGCAGCTCAAAATCATTTGTATGATTTAATCATTTTGGATATACACTTACCCAATATGAATGGTATTGAGGTCTGTAAAACTTTAAAGAAACTACCCAATTATCAACACCGACCTGTCTTATTGCTTACTTCAGATACCAGAAAGTTAGAGCTGGGCTTAATGGCAGGGGCTTCTGATTATATTTTGAAGCCTTTTAATGAACTCGAAATGATTGCCAGAGTATTTACACAAATTAATCTTAGTAAAGAAAAATTAAAGAGTATATCTGAAAAACAGTCCCTTCAAAATGATTTGCAAAAGCAAGAATTCAAACTGAAAGAAGTACAAAATGATTTACATCAATATTTCTATCAAACCGCCCATAAGCTTCGCTCGCCCTTATCTAGCATGGAGGGCTTAATTCAATTATTGCAATATGAAAAACCTGATATTTGTCAGCATGAATATATGAAAATGCTTAAAAAGACGATTGATAAGATGTCATATGTCAATCATCAAATATCAAAAATTGGAGAGATTAAGTCTTCAGTTATAAAGCCAAAAAAATTCAAGCTGCATAGCTTCATTTCAAAAATTTTAAAAACTCATTTCTTCCAACACTCAATCAAAACTAATATTTCACATAACATTTTGCTTGAAACCGACACCAAAATATTCCAAAATGGTTTAAAGCCAATCATAGAAAATGCCATCTATTATACATGCCTAAAGAAAAAGGTTCAATCTATCATTATTGAAATTAATTTAGTTCAGAAAAATGACAGCTATTATTTGATGATAAGAGATAATGGACCTGGTATTTATAAAGAGGAACTGGATAAGATTTCGAGTATCTTTCACGTAGGTACTGATAAATCGCAAGGCAATGGCTTAGGATTATTTATTAGTAAAATAGCATTAAATAAAATAGGAATGGAACTTCATTTCGAAAGTAAACTCGATCAATTCACTGAGGTACAAATTGATTTAACACGAGCAATCGATAAATCGCTAGGATCTGAATTAAAATATCAAATTATAGCGTAA
- a CDS encoding response regulator codes for MNKNIVIAEDFNVSRKIIASVLTKAGHHVIEASDGKEAASYFDGRKVDMLITDFNMPEMNGAELIQKVRATSDYSFIPILLLTTEVNEVKLKAALDENITAWIKKPFQADVFLKIVTKALR; via the coding sequence ATGAATAAAAATATTGTAATAGCCGAAGATTTTAATGTTTCTCGTAAAATAATAGCGAGTGTATTAACAAAAGCGGGACACCATGTAATTGAAGCTTCTGATGGTAAAGAAGCCGCTTCCTATTTTGACGGTCGTAAGGTCGATATGCTTATCACAGACTTTAATATGCCAGAAATGAATGGAGCAGAACTGATTCAAAAAGTAAGAGCTACATCTGATTACTCATTCATTCCAATTTTATTGTTAACTACGGAAGTAAATGAGGTAAAATTGAAAGCTGCCTTAGATGAAAACATTACGGCATGGATTAAAAAACCTTTTCAAGCAGATGTATTTCTGAAAATTGTAACTAAAGCGCTGAGATAA
- a CDS encoding chemotaxis protein CheD → MEMLELILKEHFVHPGMLRVSRFKEIIWTVLGSCVAVVLHDKENKYSGMNHFMLPYWNQKDAPTEMYGDIATERLIKKFEAMGSKIENLEARIVGGSEQINKTFEIGKKNVAVAEKILSTYKIKVVGRQTGGASGRKLKLLTHSGKLFIKNLN, encoded by the coding sequence ATGGAAATGCTTGAATTGATATTGAAAGAACATTTCGTTCATCCGGGAATGCTAAGGGTTTCAAGATTTAAAGAAATTATTTGGACTGTTTTAGGCTCATGCGTAGCGGTAGTGCTTCATGATAAAGAGAACAAATATTCAGGTATGAATCATTTTATGCTGCCTTATTGGAATCAAAAGGATGCACCTACTGAAATGTATGGCGATATAGCTACAGAACGTTTGATAAAAAAATTTGAAGCGATGGGTAGTAAAATTGAAAACCTAGAAGCAAGAATTGTTGGGGGCTCTGAGCAAATCAATAAGACTTTTGAAATAGGAAAAAAGAATGTAGCTGTTGCTGAAAAGATATTATCAACCTATAAAATTAAAGTAGTAGGAAGACAAACCGGTGGAGCAAGTGGAAGAAAATTAAAACTATTAACCCACAGCGGAAAGCTCTTTATAAAAAACTTGAATTGA
- a CDS encoding chemotaxis protein CheA has product MDFKQEYIEEVKQILKNLEKSIMLLDQEPNQPDEINNIYRYLHTVKGSAGMFDFKDMERLTHELENVYTDIRDGIRTIDEYVLDLTLHAIDILNDLIEGSVDSGPTDKIIESIITLRGQEASLESSQSLTANNNKKEAFSIFFRPTETLFKRGINVSAMLEDLEDLTWHEIIIHNESVPFEKQLADQKFVSWLEILAVSEEGREAVDDVFLFLNDQDFQVLKLESKESFTNEEYKKQVVLNDDEVEFRLGKLESFDAEIFNKQAQQEKTNKSAILQEVKHELQELQEEEEQVETIAIKKSSKKSAHINVSTDKLDDLINIVSELVTFRSEMQHLLSDEKDNEITEAVEKLEFLTLRLRDSAFNIRLVPINILQVKLQRLIRTVSKDLNKEIEFITEGLDTELDRSIITALEAPLMHIIRNSLDHGIESPDERESRNKPRKGLLKLYSYNSGDHVFIQIQDDGNGIDFEKIKKKAIEKGLIKAKQECTEQELINIMMSPGFSTADEVTKVSGRGVGMDVVKKEIESLRGDIDISTEDGLGTIITLRLPLTLTILDTLVVKVSEEKYLIPINEIEYCYEEDHAVLFKNNRRLINYDNVFIPFVSLRNHFGHEEHPEKETVIIVKKNDVRIAVVVDDIIGQYQTVYKPLNELIQDIDCFSGASILGDGTTALILNALKLKN; this is encoded by the coding sequence ATGGACTTTAAGCAAGAATATATTGAAGAAGTAAAGCAGATTTTGAAGAATTTGGAAAAGTCTATCATGCTGCTTGACCAAGAGCCTAATCAGCCAGATGAAATCAATAATATCTACCGCTATTTACATACTGTAAAAGGCAGTGCTGGTATGTTTGATTTTAAGGACATGGAGCGTTTAACTCATGAATTGGAAAACGTTTATACAGATATACGTGACGGCATTAGGACAATAGACGAATATGTTCTTGATCTCACCCTCCATGCGATTGATATTTTGAATGATTTAATTGAAGGAAGTGTGGATAGTGGGCCTACAGATAAGATTATTGAATCTATCATTACCTTAAGAGGGCAAGAAGCTAGTCTTGAATCATCTCAGTCTTTAACCGCAAATAATAATAAAAAGGAAGCATTTAGTATTTTTTTTCGTCCAACGGAAACTCTTTTTAAAAGAGGAATAAACGTTAGTGCCATGTTGGAAGATTTGGAAGATCTTACTTGGCATGAAATTATTATTCATAATGAATCAGTACCGTTTGAAAAACAATTAGCAGATCAGAAATTTGTTTCATGGCTAGAAATTTTAGCCGTTTCTGAAGAAGGACGAGAAGCGGTTGATGATGTTTTTCTTTTTTTAAATGATCAAGATTTTCAAGTTTTGAAGCTTGAAAGTAAGGAAAGCTTTACTAATGAGGAATATAAAAAACAGGTTGTTTTAAACGATGATGAGGTAGAATTCCGACTTGGTAAACTGGAGTCTTTTGATGCAGAGATTTTCAACAAGCAAGCACAGCAAGAAAAAACCAATAAATCTGCTATACTTCAAGAGGTAAAGCATGAACTTCAAGAGTTGCAAGAAGAAGAGGAGCAGGTAGAAACGATAGCCATAAAAAAATCATCTAAGAAGTCAGCGCATATCAATGTAAGTACTGATAAGCTTGATGATTTAATCAATATTGTGAGCGAACTGGTGACCTTCCGTTCTGAAATGCAACACTTATTAAGTGATGAAAAAGACAATGAAATAACGGAAGCGGTAGAAAAATTAGAGTTTCTAACCTTAAGATTAAGAGATTCTGCATTTAATATCCGATTAGTTCCGATTAATATCCTTCAGGTTAAGCTTCAAAGATTAATTAGAACGGTTTCCAAAGATTTAAATAAAGAAATAGAATTCATTACAGAAGGTCTAGATACGGAGCTTGACCGAAGCATTATTACGGCACTTGAAGCTCCATTAATGCATATTATTCGAAACAGCTTAGACCACGGAATTGAGTCACCTGACGAAAGAGAAAGTAGAAATAAGCCAAGAAAAGGCTTATTGAAATTATACTCTTATAATAGTGGAGACCATGTTTTTATTCAAATCCAGGATGATGGAAATGGAATTGATTTTGAAAAAATTAAGAAGAAAGCAATAGAGAAGGGCCTTATAAAAGCCAAACAAGAATGCACTGAACAGGAGTTGATAAATATTATGATGTCTCCTGGTTTTTCAACTGCAGATGAAGTTACCAAAGTAAGTGGAAGAGGTGTGGGAATGGATGTGGTGAAAAAGGAGATAGAATCTTTAAGAGGAGATATTGATATAAGCACAGAAGACGGTTTAGGGACTATCATCACTTTAAGACTTCCACTTACTTTAACAATACTAGATACCTTAGTAGTTAAAGTTTCTGAAGAGAAGTATTTAATACCTATCAATGAAATTGAATATTGTTATGAGGAAGATCATGCAGTATTGTTCAAAAATAACAGAAGACTAATTAATTATGATAATGTATTCATTCCATTCGTTTCCTTAAGAAATCACTTTGGCCATGAAGAGCACCCAGAAAAGGAAACCGTCATTATTGTAAAGAAGAATGATGTTAGGATAGCAGTAGTGGTAGATGATATTATTGGTCAATATCAAACGGTTTATAAGCCATTAAATGAATTAATTCAAGATATAGACTGCTTCTCAGGAGCTTCTATTCTTGGGGATGGTACTACTGCATTAATTTTAAATGCATTGAAACTTAAAAATTAG
- a CDS encoding methyl-accepting chemotaxis protein: MKLVKLTTNQRIVYIFAFVILISVGGAVYNSLQTQKLKTEIDKIYNDNLLSIDYLIEADRDAYQSSIAIAQALSNKNGSEDDYLAQVEDDVQTNLQQVSDRYNQFFEISAFTKLEEFNQYDSFDATFRKNHEELQQLSNEIIEDLKNRRITHAGELYYGAYMEAFEPMRSAMDKYTELSLDSSEKAYASSIVLSDGIFRNSMIIVGAVFFFILAGGIFLKNSISRPLNEATEIVEKMSVGNLNININKDKYNKKDQIGFLLLKMDEMAKKIKGVISAVSSGAEYINRASVELSSSAGQLSQGASVQASSVEEVSSSMEQMAANIMQNTDNAKETETIAKNTTLRVESSNNAVLETVDSMNLIVRKNSIIGEIARQTNLLALNAAVEAARAGEHGRGFAVVASEIRKLAERSQNAAKEIDDISNTSEKVARNAGDMLGKLVPEIEKTSNLVAEITAASLEQNEGANQINDAIQQLNSVVQQNAASAEQLASNSKELNFQADGLKRAIAFFKFDKDSNGAATEEVSDDPLMINLNDDIDALPDSPLELADKAKNGKHKNGKSLNGKKEAELENDGFKLILDNEEDDEDDSKFEKF, translated from the coding sequence ATGAAACTAGTAAAACTAACCACCAATCAGCGAATCGTTTACATTTTCGCTTTCGTGATCTTAATATCTGTAGGAGGAGCGGTGTATAATTCACTCCAAACTCAAAAGTTAAAAACAGAAATTGATAAAATTTACAATGACAACTTATTAAGTATTGACTATTTAATTGAAGCGGATAGAGATGCGTACCAATCTAGCATTGCAATTGCTCAAGCACTTTCTAATAAAAATGGCTCGGAGGATGACTATTTAGCACAAGTAGAGGATGATGTCCAAACTAATTTACAGCAGGTATCAGATAGGTATAATCAGTTTTTTGAAATATCAGCTTTTACTAAGCTAGAGGAGTTCAATCAGTATGATAGTTTTGATGCTACCTTCAGAAAAAACCATGAAGAGCTTCAGCAATTAAGCAATGAAATCATAGAGGATCTAAAGAATAGAAGAATAACGCATGCAGGTGAGCTATACTATGGAGCTTATATGGAAGCTTTTGAACCCATGCGTTCCGCCATGGATAAATACACAGAATTAAGTTTAGATTCATCTGAGAAAGCTTATGCATCAAGTATTGTATTAAGTGATGGCATCTTCAGAAACTCAATGATCATAGTTGGTGCAGTATTCTTCTTCATCCTTGCTGGTGGAATATTCTTGAAAAACAGTATTTCAAGACCATTGAATGAGGCTACAGAAATAGTAGAGAAGATGTCGGTAGGTAACTTGAATATCAACATCAATAAAGATAAATACAATAAAAAGGATCAGATTGGTTTCCTTCTATTAAAGATGGATGAAATGGCCAAAAAGATCAAAGGAGTTATTTCAGCTGTAAGTAGCGGAGCAGAATACATCAATAGAGCGAGTGTAGAATTAAGCTCTTCAGCAGGCCAGCTATCACAAGGTGCATCTGTTCAGGCGAGTTCAGTAGAAGAGGTTTCTTCTTCTATGGAGCAAATGGCGGCTAATATTATGCAAAATACTGACAATGCTAAAGAAACAGAAACCATCGCAAAAAATACTACTCTAAGAGTTGAAAGCTCTAATAATGCAGTACTGGAAACGGTAGATTCAATGAACCTAATCGTTAGAAAGAACTCTATCATAGGGGAAATAGCAAGACAAACTAACTTATTAGCCTTGAATGCTGCAGTTGAAGCTGCAAGAGCAGGTGAGCACGGTAGAGGGTTTGCGGTAGTAGCTTCGGAAATTAGAAAGTTAGCAGAAAGAAGTCAGAACGCAGCTAAAGAGATTGATGATATTTCAAATACTAGTGAGAAAGTGGCTCGCAATGCTGGTGATATGTTAGGAAAACTAGTTCCTGAAATCGAGAAAACAAGTAATCTGGTAGCTGAAATTACTGCAGCAAGTTTGGAACAAAATGAAGGAGCCAATCAAATTAATGATGCTATTCAGCAATTAAACTCTGTAGTACAACAAAATGCGGCTAGTGCAGAACAATTAGCTTCAAATTCTAAAGAATTGAACTTCCAGGCAGATGGATTAAAAAGAGCTATTGCTTTCTTCAAATTCGATAAAGATTCTAACGGTGCAGCAACTGAAGAGGTAAGCGATGATCCATTAATGATTAATCTTAATGATGATATAGATGCATTACCAGACTCACCATTAGAATTAGCAGATAAAGCTAAGAATGGTAAGCATAAAAATGGCAAGTCATTAAATGGAAAAAAAGAAGCAGAATTAGAAAATGATGGCTTCAAGCTAATCCTCGATAATGAAGAGGATGATGAAGATGATTCAAAATTTGAAAAATTCTAA
- a CDS encoding protein-glutamate methylesterase/protein-glutamine glutaminase produces the protein MAIKVLIVDDSALVRQSFKAILESDREISVIATARDPFVAAERIAKEKPDVITLDMVMPKMDGLTFLKKLMKQAPIPVIVISNQTNKGAELAMKSLEYGAVDVISKPNISNEEQIEESKVLLIDKVKSAYYAGRKSKKIKEERLKNKNNITSNSGAFHHHNTVIAVGASTGGTEAIKDFLQSLPSEMPPILIVQHMPEKFTASFAARLNELCSLHVKEAENNEEIKKNTVYIAPGNFHMSLHYNLSKKYIRITKGDLVNRHRPSVNVLFNSVAKSAGENAIGIIMTGMGDDGALGMKNMFDRGAFTIAQDEDSSVVFGMPMKAIQNKGVTQIMPLNEIAPAVIQLLENKGIATD, from the coding sequence ATGGCCATAAAAGTATTAATTGTAGATGATTCAGCTTTGGTAAGACAAAGCTTTAAAGCAATATTAGAAAGCGATAGAGAAATATCAGTAATCGCTACTGCTCGAGATCCTTTTGTGGCGGCTGAACGAATTGCAAAAGAAAAACCTGATGTGATCACGCTCGATATGGTGATGCCTAAAATGGATGGTTTAACCTTTCTTAAGAAATTAATGAAACAGGCTCCAATCCCTGTGATTGTAATTTCTAATCAAACTAATAAAGGGGCAGAATTAGCAATGAAATCATTGGAATACGGAGCGGTTGATGTTATCTCAAAACCCAATATTTCCAATGAGGAGCAAATAGAAGAGAGCAAAGTATTATTAATTGACAAAGTGAAATCCGCCTATTATGCGGGACGAAAATCGAAAAAAATAAAGGAGGAAAGACTAAAGAATAAAAATAACATAACTTCTAATTCAGGAGCTTTTCATCATCATAATACAGTGATAGCGGTGGGAGCTTCCACAGGAGGAACGGAGGCAATTAAGGATTTCCTGCAATCCCTTCCTTCGGAAATGCCCCCAATATTAATAGTGCAGCATATGCCCGAAAAGTTTACGGCTAGCTTTGCTGCAAGATTAAATGAGCTATGTTCACTTCATGTAAAGGAGGCGGAGAATAATGAGGAAATAAAAAAGAATACGGTTTACATTGCGCCAGGAAATTTTCATATGTCCTTACATTATAATTTAAGCAAAAAATATATTCGGATTACTAAGGGGGATTTAGTTAATCGTCATAGGCCTTCGGTTAATGTACTATTCAATTCTGTGGCTAAGTCAGCAGGTGAAAATGCGATTGGAATTATAATGACTGGAATGGGAGATGATGGTGCCTTGGGAATGAAAAATATGTTTGATCGAGGTGCTTTCACTATTGCGCAAGATGAAGATTCATCTGTAGTATTCGGAATGCCTATGAAAGCCATTCAAAACAAAGGTGTTACTCAAATAATGCCTTTAAATGAAATAGCTCCTGCTGTAATACAATTATTAGAAAATAAAGGGATAGCTACAGATTGA
- a CDS encoding CheR family methyltransferase, translated as MSNNNNTIKLLDREYYKLSSFIHDHYGINLTDAKRVLLESRLQKRLRAAGLTNFKDYVKQVISSKNQEEIINMINVVSTNKTDFFREKSHFDYMSKVLLPEMATKYGKELKVWSAASSTGEEIYTIAMVIEEFMNANSFQFNYSIDGTDISTDVLRKCIRGVYDLADIAPIPNSLKQKYFLRSRDKIRPKVKVVRKLRARANFYRFNLMSSNYPTKGKYDIIFCRNVLIYFDRKTQYEVIKKLCGSLKTGGYLFLGHSESIIGLDLPLQQVTHTGYRKVLSHGNA; from the coding sequence ATGAGCAATAATAACAACACCATCAAGTTACTCGATCGTGAATACTATAAGTTGAGTAGCTTTATCCATGATCATTATGGGATCAACCTGACGGATGCAAAGCGTGTTTTGTTGGAAAGTAGATTGCAGAAAAGACTTAGAGCAGCTGGCCTCACCAATTTTAAGGATTATGTAAAGCAGGTGATCTCTTCTAAAAATCAAGAAGAGATCATCAATATGATCAATGTAGTATCCACTAATAAAACGGATTTCTTCAGAGAAAAATCTCACTTTGATTATATGTCTAAGGTATTATTACCTGAAATGGCAACCAAATATGGAAAGGAATTAAAAGTTTGGAGTGCAGCTTCTTCAACGGGTGAAGAAATTTATACCATCGCTATGGTAATTGAAGAATTTATGAATGCGAATAGCTTCCAGTTCAATTATTCAATAGACGGTACTGATATATCAACTGATGTACTAAGAAAATGTATTCGCGGGGTATATGATTTAGCAGATATTGCTCCTATTCCAAATTCATTGAAGCAAAAGTATTTTTTAAGAAGTAGGGATAAAATCAGGCCAAAGGTTAAAGTAGTCAGAAAACTTAGAGCCAGAGCCAACTTTTATAGATTTAATTTAATGAGTTCGAATTACCCCACTAAAGGTAAATATGACATCATCTTTTGTAGAAATGTATTGATCTATTTTGATCGCAAAACGCAATATGAAGTGATAAAAAAGTTATGCGGTTCACTTAAAACTGGGGGTTATTTATTTCTAGGTCATTCTGAATCTATAATAGGTTTGGACTTACCTCTTCAGCAGGTTACCCATACAGGATATAGAAAAGTTTTAAGCCATGGAAATGCTTGA